Proteins encoded by one window of Chryseobacterium aquaeductus:
- a CDS encoding metallophosphoesterase, producing the protein MQKNIITIVVIFLFLEAYIYQAIRTLTDNLWLKIAYWVITLSVYGVFAYELSHFQRSDRDATKPHLMISLFLIFALPKIFIVLLLLIDDVFRTGAYFVGFLKPNENFFPERRKFLSLVGLGLSGALSALFIDGIAFGKYRHKVRKVKVKIKNLPNSFKGYKIIQISDVHSGSFSDPSKLEHAIDLINEQNPDLVLFTGDMVNNVSEEFKPFIPLFSKIKAKDGKFAVLGNHDYGDYITWDSPNAKKINLDQLIEYERQAGFEMLMNENRAIDRNGEKLYILGVENWGLKPFPQFGKIDKALENVPQNAAKILMSHDPTHFDYVVKKHPADISLTLSGHTHGMQFGLDLKNIKWSPVQYRYPKWADLYESEGKLLYVNRGFGVLAYPGRVGVLPEITLLELN; encoded by the coding sequence ATGCAGAAAAACATTATAACAATTGTTGTTATCTTCCTCTTCCTAGAGGCTTATATTTACCAAGCAATCAGAACATTAACTGATAATTTATGGTTGAAAATTGCATATTGGGTAATCACATTATCAGTGTACGGCGTTTTCGCTTACGAACTTTCACATTTCCAACGATCAGACAGAGACGCAACCAAACCACATTTGATGATCAGCCTTTTCCTTATCTTCGCTTTACCTAAAATTTTCATCGTTTTACTTTTACTAATTGACGATGTTTTCCGAACTGGTGCTTATTTTGTAGGATTTTTAAAACCAAACGAAAACTTTTTTCCTGAGAGAAGAAAATTTTTAAGTCTTGTAGGTTTAGGATTAAGTGGGGCGCTTTCAGCTCTTTTTATAGACGGTATTGCCTTTGGAAAATATCGACACAAAGTAAGAAAAGTAAAAGTTAAAATTAAAAACCTCCCAAATAGCTTCAAAGGATACAAAATCATTCAGATCTCAGACGTTCACAGCGGAAGTTTTTCCGACCCTAGCAAACTAGAACACGCAATTGATTTAATTAATGAACAAAACCCTGATCTAGTGCTATTTACCGGAGATATGGTGAATAATGTTTCAGAAGAATTCAAACCTTTCATTCCTCTGTTTTCTAAAATAAAAGCGAAAGACGGTAAGTTTGCAGTCTTAGGAAATCATGATTACGGAGATTATATAACCTGGGATTCTCCAAATGCAAAAAAGATCAATCTTGATCAATTGATCGAATACGAAAGACAAGCCGGCTTTGAAATGCTGATGAACGAAAACCGCGCAATCGACAGAAACGGAGAAAAATTATATATTTTAGGTGTAGAAAACTGGGGATTAAAGCCATTTCCACAATTTGGAAAAATTGACAAAGCTTTAGAAAACGTTCCGCAAAATGCAGCGAAAATTTTAATGAGTCACGATCCTACTCACTTTGATTACGTTGTTAAAAAACACCCTGCAGACATTAGCTTAACGCTTTCCGGTCACACACACGGAATGCAGTTTGGTTTGGATTTAAAAAACATCAAATGGTCACCCGTGCAATATCGTTATCCGAAATGGGCAGATCTGTACGAAAGTGAAGGAAAATTGCTCTACGTGAACCGTGGTTTTGGAGTTTTGGCTTACCCTGGAAGAGTTGGTGTTTTGCCTGAAATTACACTTTTGGAGCTGAATTAA
- a CDS encoding RsiV family protein, whose product MKNTLAIIAFSGIVVLSACKKTETQNAHIQNEAQPTKKFIIDSLKLSDSVKVNDKLSVKYDSKMLVFPDITDKSLLDSIYYDKKGISDFSKKALQTFLNNDKNEYFTSVENKSTEWINDIQYPQTWNTGSYMKLKSHKNDFLQIEYLFSSYEGGAHENYGFSERVFDLKTNKKLELNDITTMPKARLEALLMQNINKIPSGTTDSQGAVKNSDMLLLEAIPTNENFYFDDKNLYFHYSPYEIAAFAAGDIIIPVSWEELEGTLTPLIKERLKIN is encoded by the coding sequence ATGAAAAATACATTGGCTATCATTGCGTTCTCCGGAATTGTAGTTTTATCAGCTTGTAAAAAAACAGAAACTCAAAATGCCCATATTCAGAACGAAGCTCAACCAACAAAGAAATTTATAATTGATTCTTTGAAACTAAGTGATTCTGTAAAAGTTAACGACAAGCTTTCTGTAAAATACGATTCAAAAATGCTGGTTTTCCCGGATATTACCGACAAATCACTATTAGACAGTATTTATTATGATAAAAAAGGAATTTCAGATTTTTCAAAAAAAGCGTTGCAAACTTTTTTAAATAATGATAAGAATGAATATTTTACTTCTGTAGAAAATAAAAGTACAGAGTGGATCAATGATATTCAGTATCCTCAAACTTGGAATACCGGATCTTACATGAAATTGAAATCTCATAAAAACGACTTTCTTCAGATTGAATATTTATTTTCATCCTACGAAGGTGGCGCTCATGAGAATTATGGTTTTTCTGAAAGAGTTTTTGATTTGAAAACCAACAAAAAGCTGGAACTGAATGATATTACAACGATGCCAAAAGCACGATTAGAAGCACTTTTGATGCAAAATATCAATAAAATACCGAGTGGAACTACAGATTCTCAGGGTGCTGTGAAAAATTCAGATATGTTGTTGCTGGAAGCTATCCCGACAAATGAAAACTTTTATTTTGATGATAAAAATCTATACTTCCATTACAGTCCTTACGAAATTGCTGCGTTTGCGGCAGGAGATATAATAATTCCTGTATCATGGGAAGAACTGGAGGGAACTTTGACTCCTTTGATTAAAGAAAGACTGAAAATTAATTAA
- a CDS encoding dicarboxylate/amino acid:cation symporter yields the protein MKAKKIYQQLYFQVIVAIISGILLGKFYPELGEKMKPLGDGFIKLVKMIIAPVIFITLTLGIAHMTDLKKVGRIAVKAMIYFFTFSTLALIIGLIVGNLLQPGSGLNIDPASLSGDISQYQQKAHETTLSGFIMNIIPETLFSPLVGDNILQVLLVAILMGVALVLTKEKSHTITNFLQDLATPVFKIVHMLMKLAPIGAFGAMAFTIGKYGLASVLNLIFLVGTFYITSILFIVLVLGSVAWYNGFSIFKLMYYLKEELLLVLGTSSSESALPGIMDKLQKAGCSKAIVGLVVPTGYSFNLDGTNIYMTLASLFIAQALNIDLSLEKQLMLLLVAMLSSKGAAGVTGAGFVTLAATLAVIPEIPIAGMTLILGIDKFMSECRALTNVVGNSVATVVVANWEKQLDKKQLHYCLNNPNTIEEKLEV from the coding sequence TTGAAAGCCAAAAAAATCTATCAGCAACTTTACTTTCAGGTTATTGTTGCGATTATCTCAGGAATTCTCTTAGGAAAATTCTATCCTGAATTGGGTGAAAAAATGAAGCCTCTGGGTGACGGTTTTATTAAATTGGTTAAGATGATCATTGCTCCCGTGATTTTTATCACACTGACCTTGGGAATTGCCCACATGACCGATCTTAAAAAAGTAGGGAGAATTGCTGTAAAAGCAATGATCTACTTTTTCACCTTTTCTACTTTAGCATTAATTATAGGATTAATCGTAGGAAATTTATTGCAACCAGGATCGGGTTTAAACATTGATCCGGCGAGTCTCTCGGGAGATATATCGCAATATCAGCAAAAAGCTCATGAGACTACTCTATCGGGATTTATTATGAATATAATTCCGGAAACGCTTTTCAGTCCATTAGTAGGTGATAATATTCTGCAAGTCTTATTGGTTGCGATCTTAATGGGAGTAGCATTGGTTTTAACGAAAGAAAAAAGTCACACCATCACCAATTTTTTACAGGATCTGGCAACACCCGTGTTCAAAATCGTTCACATGCTCATGAAATTAGCACCTATAGGAGCATTCGGAGCGATGGCATTTACTATTGGAAAATATGGTTTGGCATCGGTTTTAAACTTAATATTTCTGGTTGGCACTTTCTACATCACTTCTATTTTATTTATCGTATTGGTTTTAGGCTCAGTGGCTTGGTATAATGGTTTCAGTATTTTCAAATTGATGTATTATTTAAAAGAAGAACTTCTATTAGTTTTGGGAACAAGCTCTTCAGAATCTGCCTTACCCGGAATTATGGATAAGCTACAGAAAGCTGGCTGCTCAAAAGCAATTGTGGGTTTGGTAGTTCCTACAGGCTATTCTTTCAATCTTGATGGTACTAATATCTATATGACATTAGCCTCATTATTTATTGCCCAGGCTTTGAACATAGATCTATCGTTAGAAAAACAGCTGATGCTTCTCTTGGTTGCAATGTTGAGTTCTAAAGGAGCGGCTGGAGTAACAGGAGCAGGATTTGTAACATTGGCAGCAACGTTGGCTGTAATTCCCGAAATACCCATTGCAGGTATGACTTTGATCTTGGGTATAGACAAATTTATGAGTGAATGCCGTGCCTTGACCAATGTTGTTGGAAATTCTGTTGCAACTGTAGTTGTGGCAAACTGGGAAAAACAATTAGATAAAAAACAATTGCACTATTGCCTGAATAATCCCAATACCATAGAAGAAAAGTTGGAGGTCTGA
- a CDS encoding NAD-dependent epimerase/dehydratase family protein, with translation MESFTEKILITGALGQIGTELTNRLVEIHGAENVVASGLDRWQKDLTSAGYYERMDVTNTQLVRQVIKDYDITTVYHLASLLSGTSEKQPVFAWKLNLEPLLHFCEMAKEGLLKKIFWPSSIAVFGKGIPKNDVAQDVVLNPTTVYGISKMAGEKWCEYYFDKHGVDVRSIRYPGLISWKTPAGGGTTDYAVEIFYEAVEEGKYTSFISEDTAMPMLYMDDAINATLKLMEAPKENLTIRSSYNLGGMSFTPKELAAEIKKEIPEFEIDYKPDFRQAIADSWPSSIDDSIAKKDWGLSYDFGISEMSNDMIKNLKVKLNKN, from the coding sequence ATGGAATCCTTCACGGAAAAAATTCTCATTACAGGAGCTTTGGGACAAATAGGCACGGAGCTTACTAACAGACTTGTAGAAATTCACGGAGCTGAAAATGTAGTCGCTTCCGGGCTAGACAGATGGCAAAAAGACCTTACTTCTGCAGGATATTATGAAAGAATGGATGTTACCAATACCCAATTGGTAAGACAGGTCATTAAAGATTATGATATCACGACAGTTTATCATTTAGCATCACTATTATCCGGAACTTCAGAAAAACAACCTGTTTTTGCATGGAAACTCAATCTTGAACCTCTTTTGCATTTTTGTGAAATGGCTAAAGAAGGATTGCTGAAAAAGATTTTTTGGCCCAGTTCGATTGCTGTTTTCGGGAAAGGAATTCCTAAAAATGATGTGGCGCAGGATGTAGTTTTGAATCCTACAACGGTTTATGGAATTTCAAAAATGGCTGGAGAAAAGTGGTGTGAGTATTATTTTGACAAACATGGTGTTGATGTAAGAAGTATCAGGTATCCTGGTTTGATCTCTTGGAAAACTCCTGCCGGTGGAGGAACTACAGATTATGCAGTTGAAATTTTTTACGAAGCAGTGGAAGAGGGCAAGTATACAAGTTTCATCTCTGAAGATACAGCAATGCCGATGTTATACATGGATGATGCAATCAATGCAACATTGAAATTAATGGAAGCTCCCAAAGAGAATTTAACCATCCGTTCATCATATAATTTAGGTGGAATGTCATTCACTCCGAAAGAATTGGCAGCTGAAATTAAGAAAGAAATTCCTGAGTTCGAAATTGATTATAAACCTGATTTCAGACAAGCAATTGCAGATTCTTGGCCTTCGTCGATAGATGATTCTATCGCCAAAAAAGATTGGGGACTTTCGTACGATTTTGGAATTTCTGAAATGTCTAATGATATGATCAAAAATTTAAAAGTCAAATTAAACAAAAATTAG
- a CDS encoding polysaccharide deacetylase family protein: MILLTFNIINIESETKKGVQISDDQRLEITELNTKSVLRILDIRDIKTSFFIEISIAEKLKNLIKVISAQGHEIAFYNKNSSASQIEETKKIIEDFLEKQIKGIRQKEFKIGDEDLKLMGFTYISNIDNADILFPFKRLKRDSEITEENGISLVPESISPYSQLPYNDFVFQVLPMKYYQNMVFETLKNYEFVLVYLESWQFTDVKNYQFKVPFYRSYNCGKKMEDKLEDFLTWINEKELATSRMKDYIF; the protein is encoded by the coding sequence ATGATTTTACTTACTTTTAACATTATTAATATTGAATCTGAAACTAAAAAAGGAGTTCAGATTTCTGATGATCAAAGGTTGGAAATCACAGAATTAAACACAAAGTCTGTTTTAAGAATTTTGGATATTCGTGATATAAAGACAAGTTTCTTTATTGAAATTTCAATAGCTGAAAAACTAAAAAATTTGATAAAAGTAATTTCTGCTCAAGGGCATGAAATTGCTTTTTATAACAAAAATTCTTCTGCATCACAAATTGAAGAGACCAAAAAAATAATTGAAGATTTTCTTGAAAAACAGATCAAAGGGATTCGCCAAAAGGAATTTAAAATTGGCGATGAAGATTTGAAATTAATGGGATTTACTTATATCTCAAACATTGACAATGCAGATATTTTGTTTCCATTTAAACGCTTAAAAAGAGATTCAGAAATTACAGAAGAAAACGGAATAAGCCTTGTTCCGGAAAGTATCTCGCCTTACAGCCAACTTCCTTATAATGATTTTGTGTTTCAGGTTTTGCCGATGAAATATTATCAGAATATGGTTTTTGAGACACTAAAGAATTACGAATTTGTATTGGTGTATCTGGAGTCCTGGCAATTTACCGATGTGAAAAATTACCAGTTTAAAGTTCCGTTTTACAGAAGCTACAACTGTGGAAAAAAAATGGAGGACAAATTAGAAGATTTCCTGACTTGGATCAATGAAAAGGAACTGGCGACATCGAGAATGAAAGATTATATATTTTGA
- a CDS encoding 3-oxoacyl-ACP synthase III family protein: MPNTIIIGSGSYIPSRVIGRDYFLNSEFYTDEGEKIEKPTEEIISKFVEITEIENRRYVDNDTSNSRIGYEAAKIAIEDANIDGENLDYIIYASNFGEVGSNGVANFMPNMAARVKNHLGIKNRKCITYDMIFGCPGWVEAMILADNLIKAGVAKTILVIGSETLSRVTDPYDRNKMIFADGAGAVVVKSTEEENVGIISHNTICDNGPELEYLRNGVSINKDFDDQKLYIRMMGRKIYEYALKNVPVAIKETIDNAGLSIENIDKILIHQANAKMDYAMIDRLHKLYEVKEYDHAVSPMTIQEFGNSSVATIPTMFDLIIKGKMEGHTFKEKGHIVMTSVGAGMNINAIVYKFP; this comes from the coding sequence ATGCCGAATACGATCATTATTGGTTCTGGATCTTACATTCCTAGCAGAGTTATTGGTAGAGATTATTTTCTAAATTCTGAATTCTATACCGATGAAGGCGAAAAAATAGAAAAGCCAACCGAAGAAATCATCTCAAAATTTGTAGAAATTACAGAAATTGAAAACAGAAGATATGTTGATAACGACACTTCAAACTCAAGAATCGGTTACGAAGCTGCAAAAATTGCGATCGAAGATGCAAATATTGATGGCGAAAACTTAGACTACATTATTTACGCAAGTAATTTCGGTGAAGTGGGAAGCAACGGTGTTGCCAACTTTATGCCGAATATGGCAGCAAGAGTAAAAAACCATCTAGGTATAAAAAACAGAAAATGCATCACTTATGATATGATTTTCGGTTGTCCGGGCTGGGTTGAAGCCATGATCTTGGCAGATAATCTCATCAAAGCCGGAGTTGCTAAAACCATTCTGGTGATAGGCTCAGAAACTTTAAGCCGCGTTACAGACCCTTATGACAGAAATAAAATGATCTTTGCCGATGGCGCAGGAGCCGTAGTGGTAAAGTCAACTGAAGAAGAAAACGTAGGAATTATTTCTCACAATACCATTTGCGATAACGGTCCTGAACTGGAATATTTACGAAATGGCGTTTCCATCAACAAAGATTTTGACGATCAGAAACTCTACATCAGAATGATGGGCAGAAAAATCTACGAATACGCACTCAAAAACGTTCCTGTAGCCATCAAAGAAACTATTGATAATGCAGGTTTGTCTATTGAAAACATTGATAAAATTTTAATTCATCAGGCTAATGCAAAGATGGATTATGCCATGATAGACCGTCTTCACAAACTTTACGAAGTGAAAGAATATGACCATGCTGTCTCTCCTATGACAATTCAGGAGTTTGGAAATTCTTCTGTAGCAACAATTCCAACCATGTTTGATTTAATAATTAAAGGAAAAATGGAGGGTCATACGTTTAAAGAAAAAGGACACATTGTAATGACTTCGGTAGGTGCCGGAATGAACATCAATGCAATTGTCTACAAATTTCCTTAA
- the ggt gene encoding gamma-glutamyltransferase encodes MKKVLLILFALSQSLSAQFTDINIVKEVKVKNKGVVVSAHPLASEAGTLILKMGGNAYDAIVATQYALAVVYPQAGNIGGGGFLVGVKNTGEKFTIDYRETAPNKASRDMYLDQNGNANTDLSQNGRLAAGVPGSVAGFFATLKYCKLPMEKLIQPAIDLAEKGFAITEQEANLLNSNKEDFKKHNRASVVFVTIKPWKSGDLLIQKELAETLKLIQKFGLKGFYEGKTAELLTSEMKKGNGIITLEDLKNYKVIERKPLEFDYKGNQIVSMSLPSSGGILLAQMLKMSGFENLEKYQQNSKEAVQIMVEAERRAFADRAEYMGDPDFIQDKTAYLISDEYLKNRWKSFSFKKASLSSEVGKIINQPKESTETTHISIIDKDGNAAAVTTTLNGLYGSKVVVSGAGFFLNNEMDDFSVKPGIPNMFGAVGGEANSIQPNKRMLSSMTPTIVLKNGKPYMVVGTPGGTTIPTSVYQSIVNVVDFKLNANISVNSPKFHHQWLPEMVAFEKNFPETTIADLEKLGYKAERWGQLGRTEMILIDEKGYIHAVADGRGDDSVAVE; translated from the coding sequence ATGAAAAAAGTTTTACTCATCTTATTTGCTCTTTCTCAGTCATTATCCGCACAATTTACAGACATCAACATAGTAAAAGAAGTGAAGGTAAAAAACAAAGGCGTGGTAGTATCTGCGCACCCTTTGGCAAGTGAAGCTGGTACATTAATTCTGAAAATGGGCGGAAACGCTTATGATGCAATTGTTGCAACACAATATGCTCTGGCGGTCGTGTATCCTCAAGCCGGAAATATTGGTGGTGGTGGATTTTTGGTAGGAGTAAAAAACACAGGCGAAAAATTTACTATTGATTATCGTGAAACGGCTCCCAACAAAGCTTCCAGAGATATGTATCTTGATCAAAATGGTAATGCCAACACAGACTTATCTCAGAACGGAAGATTGGCAGCAGGCGTTCCCGGAAGTGTTGCCGGATTTTTTGCAACCTTGAAATATTGTAAACTCCCGATGGAAAAACTGATTCAGCCAGCCATTGATTTAGCCGAAAAAGGATTTGCCATTACCGAGCAGGAAGCCAACTTACTAAATTCAAATAAAGAAGATTTTAAAAAGCATAATCGTGCATCTGTTGTTTTCGTTACTATTAAACCTTGGAAATCAGGTGATTTACTCATTCAGAAAGAATTGGCTGAAACATTAAAACTCATTCAAAAATTTGGTTTGAAAGGGTTTTATGAAGGAAAAACAGCTGAACTGCTAACTAGTGAAATGAAAAAAGGAAACGGAATCATCACTCTGGAAGACTTAAAAAACTACAAAGTCATTGAAAGAAAACCTTTGGAATTTGATTACAAAGGAAACCAAATTGTCTCCATGTCATTGCCTTCAAGTGGGGGAATTCTTTTGGCTCAGATGCTGAAAATGTCAGGTTTTGAAAATCTGGAAAAATATCAGCAAAACTCAAAAGAAGCAGTTCAGATAATGGTAGAAGCAGAGAGAAGAGCTTTTGCAGACAGAGCTGAATATATGGGAGATCCCGATTTCATTCAGGATAAAACAGCTTATTTGATTTCTGATGAATATTTGAAGAATCGTTGGAAAAGTTTTAGTTTTAAGAAAGCATCCTTAAGTTCTGAAGTTGGAAAAATAATTAATCAGCCAAAAGAATCTACCGAAACTACACACATTTCTATCATTGATAAAGATGGTAATGCAGCTGCTGTAACCACCACGTTGAATGGATTGTACGGCAGTAAAGTTGTCGTTTCGGGAGCCGGATTTTTCCTAAACAACGAAATGGATGATTTCTCTGTAAAACCAGGAATTCCCAATATGTTCGGAGCCGTGGGTGGTGAGGCAAATTCTATTCAGCCTAATAAAAGAATGCTGTCTTCAATGACTCCGACCATTGTTTTAAAAAACGGAAAGCCATACATGGTTGTGGGAACTCCCGGGGGAACTACGATTCCGACTTCTGTTTATCAGTCGATAGTGAACGTGGTAGATTTTAAACTGAATGCCAATATTTCTGTAAACTCTCCGAAATTCCACCATCAGTGGCTTCCCGAGATGGTTGCTTTTGAGAAAAACTTTCCCGAAACAACAATTGCCGATTTAGAAAAACTAGGTTACAAAGCAGAAAGATGGGGACAGCTGGGCAGAACAGAAATGATTTTGATTGATGAAAAAGGATATATTCATGCAGTTGCAGACGGACGTGGTGATGATTCTGTGGCGGTAGAATAA
- a CDS encoding diacylglycerol/lipid kinase family protein has translation MLPNQEAFFTFVTMERVAFIINPFSAKKNYHPFLNELKKKVENPIYYISESILGTDEFIQHHFSDTDIFVAIGGDGTISTVAKNLINTDKILAIFPAGSGNGFSNENHFSKNLDELLEKLKHKKFKKIDTFSVNDRLSINVSGTGFDGKVVKEFEKTSRGFKNYIKVSLKTFFSYKPIKLKFIDEKYHQYNGKYLMINIANTRQFGNNAYIAPMASKSDGLVDMVLVKKFPLAYSPFFAFRMFTKKLKEDNYITYLPVSEIKFKVNTKNWHLDGEFNKIKSPIHIKVSPSSLTILI, from the coding sequence ATGCTTCCAAATCAGGAAGCATTTTTTACTTTTGTGACAATGGAAAGAGTTGCTTTTATTATCAATCCTTTTTCGGCAAAAAAGAATTATCATCCATTTCTTAATGAGCTGAAAAAGAAAGTTGAAAATCCTATATATTACATCTCAGAATCTATTCTCGGGACCGATGAGTTTATTCAACATCATTTTTCAGATACAGATATTTTTGTAGCTATAGGTGGTGATGGCACGATCTCAACAGTTGCAAAAAATCTCATTAATACCGATAAAATTTTAGCTATTTTTCCTGCAGGATCGGGAAATGGTTTTTCGAATGAAAATCATTTTAGTAAGAATTTAGACGAACTACTGGAGAAATTAAAGCACAAAAAATTCAAAAAAATTGATACTTTCAGCGTTAATGATAGGTTATCGATCAATGTTTCAGGTACCGGTTTCGATGGTAAGGTGGTAAAAGAATTTGAAAAGACAAGTCGTGGATTTAAAAATTATATCAAAGTTTCGCTCAAAACATTTTTCAGTTACAAACCGATCAAATTGAAATTTATTGATGAAAAGTATCATCAGTACAATGGCAAATATCTCATGATTAATATCGCAAACACACGTCAGTTTGGAAATAACGCCTACATTGCTCCTATGGCCAGTAAAAGTGATGGTTTGGTTGATATGGTTTTGGTGAAAAAATTCCCACTTGCGTACTCCCCATTTTTCGCATTCAGAATGTTTACAAAAAAGCTCAAAGAAGACAATTACATTACTTATTTGCCTGTTTCTGAAATAAAATTTAAAGTTAATACCAAAAACTGGCATTTAGATGGAGAATTCAACAAAATAAAATCTCCGATTCATATTAAGGTTTCTCCTTCAAGTCTTACGATATTAATTTAG
- a CDS encoding DUF3857 domain-containing protein encodes MKKLLLLFCVIIANTLIFAQKHEFLKMPKFGIEDLNKAKSAIDEKAPAEILYRSVHYRVDPYNGQLIKKYAYRVKIYDKDKVEEWLNLEIPLYDNNSGSREILNSIKAYVYNLEDGKIAETKVDKSSKFKSKENKYVTVNKYAFPNIKNGSVIEYQYEVTSPFIYEIPLIYIELDTPSMYTEYVLDSPTNMSYNIDFTGSLKPKHQKVGEEFLYGADSKTYRFGYENLKSFKPEKFVKNNDNYRTKLRAELHSTFFNNGLKTYTSTWEDIRKKLWEHEEFGLQYKRDKLVKEILPKTISEEKDELKKASSIFDFVKNSYTWNENNGIYTENGVRDLIKTKTGNTADINLTLINMLRSQGLKANPILISTVKNGFVNLTFPNIGNFNYVIAAVEIDKIVYLFDATSKQSKEGILPGRVWNSNGLLLKDDKAELISLNNIKSSHSFHTTKAKIDEDGTVTGEYQDQDEGLLALNAKENYDENPDKYTKQYKENFAVDFSNISSRVLDDGEFRSTMRFTSNNMIDNLGKRKIINPLLFLHQTSNDFDQQEERKYMIDFISPIIKTKVVEIEIPEGYDIAELPKSKKIVTEDKEISYSYVVERKGNKILTVSEFKIASSDYPKEYYPAFKKIWKVISDSENQVMSLIKK; translated from the coding sequence ATGAAGAAACTTCTTTTACTATTTTGTGTAATCATCGCAAACACCTTGATTTTTGCACAAAAACATGAATTTTTAAAAATGCCGAAGTTCGGAATTGAAGATTTGAATAAGGCAAAATCTGCAATTGATGAGAAAGCTCCTGCTGAAATACTTTACAGATCAGTACATTATCGCGTAGATCCTTACAACGGACAATTGATTAAAAAATATGCGTACCGGGTGAAAATTTATGATAAAGATAAAGTGGAAGAATGGCTAAATTTAGAAATTCCTCTTTATGATAATAATTCCGGAAGCCGCGAAATTTTAAATTCGATAAAAGCGTATGTGTACAATCTTGAAGATGGTAAAATTGCAGAAACTAAAGTCGATAAAAGTTCAAAATTCAAATCAAAAGAAAATAAATACGTTACCGTAAATAAATACGCTTTTCCTAATATCAAAAATGGATCAGTGATCGAGTATCAATATGAGGTGACCTCACCATTCATATATGAGATTCCGTTGATTTACATCGAATTAGATACGCCGTCGATGTATACGGAGTATGTCTTAGATTCTCCAACCAATATGTCTTATAATATAGATTTTACAGGTAGTTTAAAGCCTAAGCATCAGAAAGTTGGAGAGGAGTTTTTGTATGGAGCAGATTCTAAAACATACAGATTTGGATATGAAAATTTAAAATCATTCAAACCGGAAAAATTTGTAAAAAATAATGATAATTACCGTACCAAACTCAGAGCAGAATTACATTCCACATTTTTTAATAATGGTCTGAAAACATATACATCAACTTGGGAAGACATTAGAAAAAAATTGTGGGAACATGAAGAATTTGGTTTACAGTACAAAAGAGATAAACTTGTAAAAGAGATACTTCCAAAAACAATTTCAGAGGAAAAAGATGAGCTTAAGAAAGCAAGTTCTATTTTCGATTTTGTAAAAAATTCCTATACCTGGAATGAAAATAATGGCATTTATACCGAAAATGGAGTTAGAGATCTAATTAAAACTAAAACCGGAAATACTGCTGATATTAATCTTACTTTGATCAATATGTTGAGAAGCCAAGGTCTGAAAGCGAATCCCATTTTGATTTCTACCGTAAAAAACGGATTCGTAAATCTTACATTTCCAAATATCGGAAACTTCAATTATGTGATTGCTGCTGTTGAAATTGATAAAATTGTTTACCTTTTTGATGCTACATCAAAACAGTCAAAAGAAGGAATACTTCCCGGCAGAGTCTGGAATAGCAACGGACTTTTGCTGAAAGATGATAAAGCTGAATTGATTTCTTTAAACAACATCAAATCAAGTCATTCCTTTCACACTACTAAAGCGAAAATTGATGAAGACGGTACCGTGACGGGTGAATATCAAGATCAGGATGAAGGTTTATTAGCACTAAATGCAAAAGAAAATTATGACGAAAACCCGGATAAATATACAAAACAGTACAAAGAAAATTTCGCGGTAGATTTTTCTAATATCAGTTCCAGAGTTTTGGATGACGGAGAATTTAGATCTACAATGAGATTTACATCCAATAATATGATTGATAATCTTGGAAAGAGAAAAATCATCAATCCATTGTTGTTCTTACACCAAACCAGCAATGATTTTGATCAGCAGGAGGAAAGAAAATACATGATCGATTTTATTTCACCAATCATTAAAACCAAAGTGGTAGAAATAGAAATTCCTGAAGGGTATGATATTGCAGAATTGCCTAAGAGTAAAAAAATTGTGACAGAAGACAAAGAAATCAGCTATTCTTACGTTGTAGAAAGAAAAGGGAATAAAATTTTAACGGTTTCTGAGTTTAAAATTGCCAGCTCAGATTACCCTAAAGAATATTATCCGGCATTCAAAAAAATATGGAAAGTCATTTCAGACAGTGAAAATCAGGTGATGAGCTTAATTAAAAAATAA